Genomic window (Planococcus sp. MSAK28401):
AATTTTTGGAGCACTCCGACACCGAACTCCACTTGATGTTTGGTTCGGTTCAGCGCGTTTCCTTCACATCTGGAAAACCCGGCAATCTGCCCGTCCACATCGGCTACGAGAAACAAATTCCGGCTGCTTTTTGCATCTTCTTCGATGAGCCGTTCGAATGCCGCTGCATCCAAGTAAGCTTCTCCCCGCTCGCGGTCCATATTTTCCGTCTCGCCATCGATTTGTAAACGGACTTTCTCTAGTTGCGCTGCGTCACGGATCTCTGCACTCCGTATGCAATAATCTAAGCCTTTTACTTGAAACAGCTGTTTTGCTAGTTGCATCTCATTTTCCCCTGACCTATTGGAATCGGTTATTTATATTGCGCCGTCATATCCGCAGTGAACTGTGTTTTCTTTTTTTGCCTCATTCGATAATAAACGATCGTCAATAGCACAATCAATTCCGATAACGGAATCGCAAGCCACGCGCCCGTCACGCCGAAAAACACGGGCAAGATGCTTAGCAAGATTAACAGCACAACAATTTCACGCGCTGCGGTGATCCATGTCGCCATGCGGATTTCGCCGGTTGATTGATAATAAGTCATCATGACGAAATTGGTGCCCATGAACAAATACGCAATAAAGAACAGCTGGATGCCGGAAGTCGCGAGATTCATCACGGCGTCCGGGAAATCACCGAATACGCTGGCGATGGTCGCGGCAAAGAATTGCCCGAAGAGGAAGAACAACAAACCTGCCACAAACGCCGTCCCGATCGCCAATTGCAGTGTCTTCTTGATCTTCGCCTGGTCTTTAGCCCCGCTGTAATAACTGACCAGCGGCTGGATAGCCGAACCCATCCCAAGAAATGCGAGTAACATAACGCTGTGGACGTAGTTGAGAATCGCGAATGCCGCAACGCCTTCCGTTCCTGCCAGGCGTTCAAAGACATTATTATGCGAAATGGTGAACACCGACATGCCGACTTCCGCCAAGAAGCTCGGAAAGCCGATCACTAGAATCAAGAGCAGTAATTTGCGGTTCGGCTTGAACCGGGCAAAGCGCAATTGATTGCTCTTTTTAAAGAAATGCGTACACAAGACAAGCATGCCGACAAATGCAGCGAGCAAGGTCGCAGCCGCCGCACCCTTGACACCGAAATCCAACACAAACAAGAACACATAATTCAAGCCGATGTTCAATAAGGACGTCGTGATGAGCGACACCATCGCGAGGTTCGGGCTGCCGTCATTGCGCACCATGATGCTGAGGGCATTTTCCATCGTAAAGACAAAGCCGAACAACAGCATCAAGTATAAATAATCGGAGACGTATGGATAGGTTTCCGCATTCGCCCCGAGCAGGTAAGCAAGTTCTGTCCGAAACGGAAATGCTACGAGGCCGATGATGAGCGTCACCGCAAAAATCGAGGCCATCGCGTGCGAAAAGACGATTCTCGCCTCCTCTGTCCGCTTCGCCCCCATGAGAGCAGAAAATCTCGTGGCGCCGCCGATGCCGATCCATAGCGACATCGCGACGAATAAAGTATAGACCGGTGCCGCGATGCCAACGCCGCCCAGCGCGACCGGCCCGAGGCGATTGCCGACCATGATGCCGTCCGCAACGATATTGATGGCCATCAGCAGCATGCCGATGGTCGAAGGCACCAAATAGCGGATAAATGCCTTTCCGACTGATTCGGTATCGAGACGGTGAATAGATTGTTGTGCCATATTGAATTGCCTCCTTGCTTTCTAAAACATTGAAAACTATATTTGTTTTTTTAGTTTTTTAAGTCCGAAGAAATACTGGCTTTGGTTAGCCAGCATTTTCTCTATTCGTTTTTGACGAACCCGTCCAATAATAATTCACTCATCGTTTCAACCGCTTCCTTGATGGAAATGCTTTGTTCCGAGAAGAATTGCTGATCCAAGGAAATATTGACGACGTTCAAAATCATTTTCATTAACAGGTCGATGTTCTGTTGTTTGATCAGGCCGGTTTCCATGCCTTCTTCAAGCAATTGCTTTAAGTCATCCCATTGGTTCATTTCCCGATCGACCCGCTGCCATTGTTCCGGGTAATAACGCTTTAATTGCTCCAAAACGCGCAAATCGAAAAAGTCATTATGGTTCGGAATCATGACGATGAGTTGATGGATTTTTTCCTGCAAGTCGAGGGTTTCGTCTTCTCGGATAACACGCGCACGCTGTTCGTACTCCGAAAAGGCCTGGTCGATGATCGTTTCCAGAATTTCCAGCTTGGATGAGAAGTTCTCATACAAGGTGCGCTTGCTGATGCCCAGCCGTTTTGCCAAATCATCCATCGTAAATTTGATGCCGTTGTTTCTCGTTTCTTCGATAAACGCCTGTATAATCCGATTTTTCACAGCCGAACCCCCTTGTGAAAACTAATAATACTATAATAGTTTTCATAGTTCAAGTATAAGGATTTGTTGACGTAAATAAGGATCGGCTTTGTGAGCCGACCCTTTCCAAATTATTAAAGAAGTTTATTAATCAGTCATATATTAAAAGGGGGACATCTTTTTGATACTAAAAAATCAATGACCTATCTGAGTATTTGGAGAAGTGTTCGCTCGTAAACCCTTCTGCTCAATAATGCTGCGCATTACTTTCGCAAAGATAATGTCTCCCGTAGGTCGACCTTATCTTTCCAGTGGATCAGCGAGACGACCGAGACCCCGCAAGGCGCACAGCGACTGAGGAGGCTTGGGCGCGAGCCCACGGAAAGCGAGCGATAAGCTTCGGAAAATGCGGTTTTCTAACTCTTTCTTTTACGCCAATAATTTACTGCTTTTCGTTTTCTCCAAACGGTACACTAACACCACGCCAAGCACCGCCCCGCTGATGCTCGATACGAGAAATGGTGGCATGAAGAACAAGGCGCCGACTTCGGTTCCCATCAGAACACGTGCGTAAGGTACTGCAACAAGTGATGCGATAATGCCGGTTCCGAGAATTTCACCGGCTGCTGCAAAACTGAGCCGTCCGCTGTAGCGGTAAAAGACACCAGCAAGCAAGGCACCGATCATGCCTCCCGGAAACGCGAGCAGCGAGCCGGTCCCCGTCAAGACGCGAACCGCACCGGTCAATAAAGCGATGACGACCGCAGGCCCTGGACCGAAGACGACAGCTGCGATGACATTGATGGCATGCTGCACCGGATAGGCGCGAGCGATGCCTGCCGGGAACCAGACGAATGCAGATCCTGCGACGGCGAGTGCGACGAACATCGCCATGAGCACAAGTTTTTTCGTATTCATCCGACCTGTCTCCCCGGAATCGATTGTTTGAACCGTTCGATTTGTCCTGCGACATCTTGTGCCTGTGCTATTGAAGAAATAACGGCGATGCCCGATACGCCTGCACGCCAGACCATTTCAGCGTTGCCCGGTTCGATGCCGCCGATGCCGATGACGGGTACGTGCGGATATTGAGCTTTCACTTTAATGATTTCAGCGACACCCGCCGGTAGTTTCGCATCGCTTTTTGTGCGCGTGCCAAATACCGGCCCCATTCCGAGATAGGTAGCGCCGCACGTCAGCGCTTCGTTCGCTTCTTTGACTGAATGCACTGAAACGCCAAGAGCCATCGACGCGCCGATTTGTTTTCTCACCTGTCCACAGTCCATATCGTCTTGCCCGATATGGATGCCGTCCGCTTCGATCGTGCAGGCGAGTTCAACATCGTCATTGATGAACAGCGGCACATCGTACTCACGGCATAGTCCTTTGCATTTTGCAGCGAACTCCACAAGCGCATCGCCCGTTAATGCGCCACTCCCTTTTTCGCGCAGCTGGAAATGGGTGATGCCGCCTTGAAGCGCTTCTTCAAGCAACACGAGCGGCTCTTTAGTACCGGCGTTTGTCGTACCCATTAGAAAATAAATCGCTGGATTCCCGAACAAGATGAACCACTTCCTTTTCGATAGATTCTTTGTACGCCGCATGATGCGTCGGGCCATGGCCATGGCCGATGTTAAGCGGATACGCGAGTGCTGCCTGGATAAATTCCTTGGCCGTGAAAAAGGCTTCTTCTACTGGCTTGCCTTTGCCGAGTTCAGCTGTCAATGCTGCTGAAAAAGTACAGCCTGTGCCATGCGTTTGTTCTGTTTGGAGACGCTCCGCGCGTAGCAAGATCACCATGCCTTGCTGATCTAGATAAAAGTCTTCTGCAACGTCAGGGTCACTGCTATGGCCGCCTTTGATGACCACAGCTTCCGCACCGAGCGATAAAATCGCTTCCGCCGCCTTTCTGCGTGACGCATCGTCTGTAATGTCTATGCCGCTCAATGCTTCCGCTTCCGGGATGTTCGGCGTAATGATGGCAGCGAGCGGGACGAGCATTGTCTTGATTGCTTCGACCGCTTCCTGCTGCAATAAAGAAGCACCGCCTTTTGCGATCATGACAGGATCAATAACAAGGCGCTCCCAGCCATAGCGCTTGATGCCTTGTGCCGTTTCTTCGATGATACCGGCATCAAACAGCATGCCGGTCTTGAGCGCACGGATGTCGAAATCTGTCCCGATTGCATCGAGCTGCTCTTTGACCGCTTGCCGGTCCATCGGGTAAATACCGTGAACGCCCTGCGTGTTTTGGGCGGTCACCGCCGTTACTGCAGAACAGCCGAATGCGCCGAGTTCCTGGAATGTTTTCAAATCCGCCTGTATCCCCGCTCCACCGCCTGAATCAGATCCTGCGATCGTCAATACTTGCGCTTTAGCGTCCATAAAGTGCCGCCTCCTGTCGTTTCGATAGCTCGTCCAAAAAGGCCATTTGGAAAGTTCCCGGGTTCAAGGCGATTTTCGATGCACGGCTTCCTGCATTCGCATAAATCTGCAAACCATATGCAAGCGCATCAAGCGGGGTAGATTCTTCGTCCGTTAAAAATGCCGCAAGCACCGCACTGAGCAAACAACCCATTCCAGTAACCGACGCCATCAACGGGTCTCCGCCTGTGATGTGCTCGGTCCGTTCGCCGTCTGTTACCAAATCGTTTGTGCCTGTTACCGCGACAATTATTTGATATTCATCAGCCACTTGTTTAGCGATTGTCTCCAAATCTCCTTGGCCTTCTCCAGCATCGACACCGCGCGCTTGCCAGTCGGCTCCTGCGATAGCCGCGAGTTCGCCAGCATTGCAGCGGATTAGCGTGATATCCAGTTCCGTCAGCAATCGTTTTACGGCTTGCAAACGATAAGCTGTCGCGCCGGCACCGACCGGATCCAACACAATCGGGATGCCTTTTTCCATGGCGGCGCGTCCTGCGATGAGCATGCTTTCAAAAGAGCGTTCTGTGATCGTGCCAATGTTGAGTGACAGGGCATCGGCGTGTCCTGTGAGTTCGGCCACTTCCTGTTGTTCGTCGCCCATGACCGGCGAGACGCCGAGTGCGAGCAAGCCATTTGCCTGAAAATTCGAGACGACGTGATTGGTGATGCAGTGAATCAATGGTTTTCGTGCGCGCAATTCCCTAAGCATGGTGGACACTCTCCTTTTTCGCGGGCAGTTCCCAAGTTTCCATCGTCCATGCCTGCTGCCAGAACTGCCATTCGTAATAGCTGCTTCTCATAAAGCGCGTTTTCAATTCCTTGCGCCGCTCTTCCGGCAAGCCCTCAGCTAAATGGTCCATCCGATTGATCTGTTCATTGACCAGTTCCCCGAACCATTCGGAGCCGTATGTGCCGATCCATTTCTGATAAATCGGTTCTTCCGGCGTCGCCGTCTTCAAACGTTCGCCGATTTCGTAATAAAGCCAATAACACGGAAGCAAGGCCGCGAGCACATCTGCAAGATCGCCTTCTGCGGAGCGGTACATATGCGAAACGTATGCATAGGCATGCGGCGAGGGTTCGAATAGCTTCCAATCTTCCTCAGTCACCCCAAGCAATTCCATAAACGATTCATGAAGCGCGAGTTCCGCGGCGCAAGTCTGTTCAGCGTGATGCGCAAATGACTGCGTCGTTTTCAAATCTTTCGCTTTCACTGCGCCCAGTGATTGCACTTTCGCGAAATGGGTCAGGTAATAAGCGTCTTGCATGACGTAGAATTTAAAAACATCGAGCGGTAAATCGCCTTTCGCGATGCCTTTTACAAATGGGTGTTCAAAACTGGCGTCCCATAAATCTGCACATTCCAACCGGACTTCTTTACAAAATGTCATGTCGCTCTCTCCTTTTTTGGGCAAAATAAAACACCGCTTCCCAGGTAAGGAAGCGGCGATAAAGGTCAGCTGAAGAAATTGGAGAAATGCTCACAATTCGCCCACTTCCCTACGCTGGTATAATCCAGATCAGGTTCAAAGGGTCCGGACTCTTGTCCGTCTCAGCCAACATGGCTCCCCTAGTGGAATAGCGATATTTTTTTATTGTCGGCAATAGAATACCATAGCTGGCTTCCGAATTCAAAACTTTTTGAATTTGGGATTGCAAGAGTCTAATTGTTTAATTAGAATTAGCTTGCCCGGTTCGTCTGCCAGCTATCCGCAGCCACGCTTGGTGTTGAGCTTTCGCAGTAAGCCAATGAATTGGCGAAAGGCAGTTGAGCCAATTCATTTGCGACGCATCTGCTTTTGCAGATGTGGGAGCAAGGTTGTGTGTTCATGTCCCAATCTAGTGGAGTATGCGAAGTTTGCCATCTTCTGGCTTCGCTTCACCCTTAAGCGCGTGGCTGCTTTTACAATTCATTGGAATTTCGAATGTGCAAGTAAGTGTCTTTGAAAAGTTCGTCCACTTTGGTTCTATCGCTTAGTTGGATTGGTGAGTTCGTGGTCGTGTATAGGACGGGTCAGTCATAGTCGGAATTTGTCCGGTTCAAGACTTCCCTAAAATATTGCTGCATTTCACCTTTGCCTTGGAATTTAAATGGCAACTGTAACGCTACCTCTTCACATAATTCCCTGTATTCTTGTGATTTGGTCAGCGCAGGGCCATTGTAAAGATAAATTAATTGGATAATTTTATCCTCAGGTTGCAGTGTATATGACCTTTCAATCATCTTTTCTCCGAGTTCGTATTGATCTTCTCCGTAATTTCCAGCAGCTATCAGGGCGGACAAATCAAAAAACTCGGGAAATAGTGAAATCATATAGCCAAACGTCCATAAAAATTCCCGATCATCCGGAAATGTCACCTGTCCAAAATGAGCCAGTTCAGAAAATAATTTTTCGCATTCCGTGATGCCGTGCGCATCCAAGCCATCATCTCCAAGTACACCCGCTTCCACGATTAAATACCAACAAAGAAACCCTAACCGGATGACCACTTTCAAATCTTCAGGACGCTTTTCCCATTCGATGACCATCAGCGTTAATGCTTCTGCATACTTTTCCTCTACTTCAAGAGCATCAATGGCTTCCCAGCGATAATCCATCCCCATAATTTTCCCTCGTTTCGCATAAACCAGCTTCTTTGCAGACTATCTCTGTTTGAAGCTTTTTTCCAAGTATACATCAAGCCAAGTAATTCTAACTGCTGTGAAAAGCAACCTGACTCCAGAGCCAAGTGGCTTTTAATCTGTTTTGAACCTTGTGGCACGCGCCAAAGTAACTTGTCGTGATAACAAAATAGCTCTTAATCGCTGAAATTAATCAAGAAATGCCCACATCCCCTACCTCATCGCCGGGTAGCGCAGATGGATGAGACGGTAAAGGTTTTGGACTACTGCTTTTCCTACAGCGTAAGTTGGGATGACCAAGATCATGCCGATGAGGCCGGCCAAGTTGCCCCCGATATACAACAGGAAAATGATGGTTACCGGATGCCCCGATAGTTTCTTACCCATGATATTGGGCGAGATGAGATTGCTTTCGACTTGCTGGATGATAATAATGGCGATCAGCACCCATAAGCCGAGGATTGGTTCCTGGAAGAATGCCACGACAATCGCCGGGACGGCCCCGATAATCGGCCCGACAAAAGGGCTGACATTTGCAAATGTCGCCACCAATGCCAGGATAATGGCATAATCCACACCAAGGATCAGGTACGTGATATAGCTCAGCACCCCGACGAATAAACTGACGGTCGCCTGCCCTTGAATATAGGCACTGAGGTTTTCGTCCATATCATGAAGGATTTTGGCGCCTTCAGTCCGTGAATCCTGCGGCAATAATTTGAGGAAGCTAGCCGGCAATTTATCGCCGTCTTTCAATAAAAAGAACAGGACAAACGGCACGACGATAAGTGAAGTCAAGGCGCTGACGAGCACACCGGTAAAACTCAGGATATTCGAACCGATGCCCGTCAGTGCGTTCCGGAAATTCGCGGCTATGGCGTCCGGATTCAAGCCAGGCAGAAAATCCTGTTCTTGAATATAGCTCCACCATTGACTGGATAAGGCCCTATTCGATTGATTTTGAACTTCTCTTACGATCGACGGAAAGTTTTCGGTCAAGGATTGGATCTGCCGGAAAATCAGCGGGCCAATCCATAAGGAAAAGCCGACGAGCAGCGCCAGGAAAACGAAGAAAATCACCAGAATGGCCACGACACGGGGCATCTTCCTGGATAATAGCTTGACGATTGGCCTAAAGATATAAAACAGGATTCCCCCGATGATGATAATCGGCATCAAGGTAGAAAACGCAACACCGACTGGATAAAACACAAAAGGCACACGCACTGCCAAGTTAATGATGGCAAAGATCAAAAGCGTGCTGAGCAAGAACCGAAACCATTTTGTTTTGGGCATGTTCATTCCCCTTTCGTCTGTCTGAACCATAGTTTGCGCTGGCAGCCGCTCCACTTACTGTAGATCCGAGGGTAGAAATTGTTTCCAGTTCCATCTATTCGGTTTTCATCAACATCCTTTCCCCTCTTTGAGTTCCACTTTAGTACTCGTAAAGTACAAGAGTAGAGTGTTTTTCTTCTATATAAATTGCCGCATCAAGGGCTATTTTTTTAATGGCCATCCGATAAAGCGCAAAATCTGCTCAATTTAAATTGATTGATTTCAAAAAAGAGCCTTCAACAGAAGGCCCTTTATCATTCTTCGACATATTCAATCTGATAATCCCCGTACTCATCAATCACGACGGTGTAGAGTCGCCGGTGGTCGATCGTTCCCGTTTCACCGTCTGCTTCATGGTAATTGAACACCGCGCCTGCTTCAACATACGCGCGGTTGCCTTCGATTTCCACGGAGCTGACTTCCGGGACGACTGAATCGAACACGCGGCCATCTGCTGAATACTCTTGCACGACGCTGTCTACCGCTTCAACTGCCTGGCTTCCCGGCACTAAATAGGAAGAATAATAATTCAGTTCCCCATCATTCATCGAATATGGCAGCAAGTCATAATAGGCTTCGATGAAACTCGACAACAGCGCTTCGTCAAAATAGGCATCTTTTACGGATGGTTCGACCAATTCCGACTCAGGAAGCGGATCTGGATTTGAGGCCCAGCCATCTAACATGTCCTTTTTCAAATAAAGCGGAATTGCATAGCCGATTTCGGGGTTGTCTTCAAGCATGACCGAATTGATGCCGAGCACTTTTCCAGAGCTTGCGTCCAGAAGCGGCCCACCGCTTGAGCCTTGTTTGATCAAAGCATTCATTTCATACAAATCCGTGTAGACGAAGACTTCCGAGAAATCAACTCCGGTCTCGGTAATTTCCCCTTCAGTCGCTGTATTGGCTGCATTCTCAGGACTGCCGATCGCGATGACCGGCGCCCCGACATCAACCGGTTCCGTTTCCTGCTCCAGCGGCTCTTTTCCTGCGAGGTCTTCTACACGAACGAGCGCCAAATCTTCATCGAGCGACATGCCGATCACTTTGCCAGCGAACTCTTGCCCGTCGCTATTGACGAGTGCGATAAACGTCGCGTCGCGTACAACGTGGGCATTGGTCAAAATATCCCCTCGATCGTTGTATAAAAAGCCAGACCCTTGCTCAAAATCGGTATAAATCGTATAGACATGCGTTTTGGCATTGGCAATCATGACTGCATTTTCCTGCGCTGACGTATCGACCGGTGAATCGCCCTGTTCTGTTTCTGCCTCCGGCGGCGCTTGAGTATCCGTTCCTCCACAAGCTGTGAGGACCATCGCCGCAAAGAACACCATCAGCCATTGCATCATCTGCTTTTCCATCGTCTCAACCCGCTTCCGTTATTGTGAGTTCATTATAGCAACCCCCAAATCAAAAAGAAAAGGCTTGGAACCCTTATTTCGATAAGTTTCCTCATTAAACTTTTCGTTTTCAGAAAAAAAACTGAGAGAGCATTTGCTCCCTCAGCCTTTTTAAGTTTCAGTTATCTTCTATTTCTCACTAATTGCCCTCTGTTGGTGACCACTGTGTAATTGCCGAGCTCTTTTACTTGTAGTGTAAAGCTCGAACCATTTTTGCTGCCTTTCATGACTTGCCATCTGTCGCGCTTGTCGATATGTGCCCCGAACTGGACTCTGACGCTTGCATCAGTAGCAAATCTCAACTGCACTGTATCGTCAAACTTCATGTTCAGTTCAGTACCTGAAGCATTCAATACTGCGATATCGAACTGTCCAGTCAAAGCCGGCCAGAAGCCAACTTGCTTGGCATCATCCGCCTCAAAGGAAAGTGTCATGCCTTCAGGCGTTTTTTGTGCCAATTGCTTCAAGTTATTCGGAGTCAAAGTCAAAATCATATCTTCCAGTTCCACGCGTAAATTCTTGTTGCTGTTCAGCACTTGCGTGAACGTATCTTCCGTGAAATGGATATCCAGCATCCCGTTGTCATCAAAGGCCGCTGCTTTGACAATCGCTGAGAACTTGGTGTATTCCGGTTCTGCTTGCTGCTGGCCTGGTACTTCAGGCTTGCCTAATGTAATTTGTGCCAGAAGCGGATCATGGTCGGATGCTCGTCCGTGCTGTTCCATGAACATCGAGTTGATGTGGACCATATCCAGTTCTGTACGGTCCGCCAAATTATTCGTTACAAGCAAGTGATCCAACACTTGTGTATTGCCTTGGTAATAATAAGAGAAACGGTCATCTTCCGGCACATCATTGACTTTATTTGTCAAGATGTCGCCTTGGAGAGCTTCAAGTGCCGGTGTGAATTCGAAATCGTTCATATCGCCTGTAACGACGACATTCAGTTCAGGGTTCTTCTCAAGTCCTTGTTCGATAAATCCGTTGATAGCATGCGCCAATTCAATGCGTTCAACTTCCGATTTGAATTCCGGCGGCTGGTTTTGGCCAAACAAGCCCTGGTCTCCACCTTTTGAATTCAAATGCGTTGCGATGACCACAATTTCTTCGCCTTGGAATTCAAATTGAGCCGCGAGTGGTTTACGCGTACCTGGCATCGGGATTGGCTGGACACGCCCTGGGTTCAAGGCAAGGTCGCCTGATTCTGTCCAAGAGTTGTCTTGTGTAGACGTACCTTTTGTGCCTTCAGCCAATGTCACGCGTTCCGGATTGTACAAGAAACCAACACGGATGTTTCCTCCAGGCTGCCCGCCGTCCTGATTGTATTCCGGTGCGATGTCTGTCCATGCATACGTTGGACCGCCAGCTGCTTGGATGTCTGCAATGAGGCGCTCATAAGAAGCGGTTGCATCCGAGTTGCCAGACGCAATCGGCCCATCGCTGTCTTGGACTTCGATCATCGAGATGACATCTGGTGAGTTCAAGTCATTGACGAATGATTCTGCAATGCGTTGTGCTTTTTCGTTCGTTGTATGGCTCGGGTCTGCAGAGAAGTTTTCGACGTTATAAGCCGCAACCGTCAATTTATCATCTGCATTCTCGATCCATGTTTCTTCCGGTTGTGTGCCGCCGTCTACGATTGCCGGCACTTGCGCTACTTCAGTCCAGATCTGGTAGTTGCCGAATCCGTAGCCGAGAACGCCGACCGGCATCTCTGCGAAGGTATCGCCCGCTTTTGCGACCAGGTCTTCACTTGTTTGAATCTTTATGCGTTCCGGATTGAAATCGTCTTCTTCAAGCAGGATTCCGCCTTGTTTATGGAAATCGTTGTTTGTTGCATTTTTCGATACGACAAATACTTCGCCGTAATCTTGCGGGCCGACGATTTGTGCATCAGCTACGCCAACGCGCATCAATTCAAGAGATTCCCAGAAATCGATGCCGTCTTCTTCCGGCTGGAATTCCGTCAAGCCGTCGTTGTCGATATTTTGTGTAGGCGGGAACACATCTTCGCCGATAATGATTGGTTCAGGAAGATCTGCTGTGCCTGTTTTCACGACGTCCGTCGAACGGATGCGCGTGACAGGTAAATCATTTTCTTTCATATCGGAATAGCCACTATAGAACCATTCTTCAACTGTTCCTGCGACTGATACTACATCCCCGACAGCCAAGCTGCTGGATGCAGAGGATTTATTGACGATGATCGCTTCTGATGTTGTCCAGTCGCCATCATCATCTGTATCTTGAATGACAAAATTTGCACCGTTATAGAAATGCGTAATCACACCGGTCACTTCATTGACATTGGCATTTTCATAAGTTGAGTAATGCCCTTGCCCTTGAATGTCGCGGATTTTCAAGTCCTTTGTTTTCAGGACCGTGTATTGGAATGAAAAGACATCTGATGTTTCGTCAGTAACAGCGATCGCTTTGATGACCGTATCTTGTGTCAGGACAATCGGTTTAGTATAAACCGTGCTGGCCGCAGTCGGTGTCGAACCGTCTGTTGTGTAATGAATCGCAGCATCATCCAATCCGCTCGCAAGCGTGATTTCAGTTCCTTCCGAAACAACGCCTGGGAAGATGTCTGCATACACTGCCGGCTTGTTGACGAGTTCAAAGCTTTCGAAGCCAAGTGTTTTCACTTGATACGCATCATTGAATTTCGAAGCGATTCCTGATAGGTAAATCAAGTCGCCTTCTTTGAATCGTTTCGTGAAATCTTCGAACGTTAAGCCGTTGCGGTTGTCATTGCGTACGACGACTTGCTCGCCGTTTTCCGCGACTGCCGTAAATTCGAACGTTCCGTATGTGTTAACGGATTCTAAGTTGGTGATTTCGACGCGTTCGATCGAAATGCGTTCTCCTTGAGTCTCTTCATTGACGCCTGCTGGTGAAATGACTTGCGCTTCCGGCAATTCGTTTCCAGAAGACAAGACTTCTACCGTGTTCGGCTGCAATTGAAGCTCGCCGCCATAC
Coding sequences:
- a CDS encoding S1C family serine protease, which produces MEKQMMQWLMVFFAAMVLTACGGTDTQAPPEAETEQGDSPVDTSAQENAVMIANAKTHVYTIYTDFEQGSGFLYNDRGDILTNAHVVRDATFIALVNSDGQEFAGKVIGMSLDEDLALVRVEDLAGKEPLEQETEPVDVGAPVIAIGSPENAANTATEGEITETGVDFSEVFVYTDLYEMNALIKQGSSGGPLLDASSGKVLGINSVMLEDNPEIGYAIPLYLKKDMLDGWASNPDPLPESELVEPSVKDAYFDEALLSSFIEAYYDLLPYSMNDGELNYYSSYLVPGSQAVEAVDSVVQEYSADGRVFDSVVPEVSSVEIEGNRAYVEAGAVFNYHEADGETGTIDHRRLYTVVIDEYGDYQIEYVEE
- a CDS encoding DUF6359 domain-containing protein yields the protein MAKSAFMKIFLSLLLALSAALPYMATAEAAETISVAQAIENNTGTATVKGFIVGTASSKTSYDQEAPFTTASNIGLADSPDETDPTKILPVQLPSGSIRSGLNLVDNPANFKAEVTITGSLEAYFTTAGLKSPTAYTILSEGEEPPTATPVANVQEARDSEGLISVEATVTTETGLWGGNAFYVQDETAGIYVYTSSATVTAGDIVRLVGTVSEYGGELQLQPNTVEVLSSGNELPEAQVISPAGVNEETQGERISIERVEITNLESVNTYGTFEFTAVAENGEQVVVRNDNRNGLTFEDFTKRFKEGDLIYLSGIASKFNDAYQVKTLGFESFELVNKPAVYADIFPGVVSEGTEITLASGLDDAAIHYTTDGSTPTAASTVYTKPIVLTQDTVIKAIAVTDETSDVFSFQYTVLKTKDLKIRDIQGQGHYSTYENANVNEVTGVITHFYNGANFVIQDTDDDGDWTTSEAIIVNKSSASSSLAVGDVVSVAGTVEEWFYSGYSDMKENDLPVTRIRSTDVVKTGTADLPEPIIIGEDVFPPTQNIDNDGLTEFQPEEDGIDFWESLELMRVGVADAQIVGPQDYGEVFVVSKNATNNDFHKQGGILLEEDDFNPERIKIQTSEDLVAKAGDTFAEMPVGVLGYGFGNYQIWTEVAQVPAIVDGGTQPEETWIENADDKLTVAAYNVENFSADPSHTTNEKAQRIAESFVNDLNSPDVISMIEVQDSDGPIASGNSDATASYERLIADIQAAGGPTYAWTDIAPEYNQDGGQPGGNIRVGFLYNPERVTLAEGTKGTSTQDNSWTESGDLALNPGRVQPIPMPGTRKPLAAQFEFQGEEIVVIATHLNSKGGDQGLFGQNQPPEFKSEVERIELAHAINGFIEQGLEKNPELNVVVTGDMNDFEFTPALEALQGDILTNKVNDVPEDDRFSYYYQGNTQVLDHLLVTNNLADRTELDMVHINSMFMEQHGRASDHDPLLAQITLGKPEVPGQQQAEPEYTKFSAIVKAAAFDDNGMLDIHFTEDTFTQVLNSNKNLRVELEDMILTLTPNNLKQLAQKTPEGMTLSFEADDAKQVGFWPALTGQFDIAVLNASGTELNMKFDDTVQLRFATDASVRVQFGAHIDKRDRWQVMKGSKNGSSFTLQVKELGNYTVVTNRGQLVRNRR